Within Anopheles nili chromosome 3, idAnoNiliSN_F5_01, whole genome shotgun sequence, the genomic segment ATacacaaatgaaaataaaacctcatgcatgtggttttttgtcGTTATTTGAACTTTCTTTTAATTTATAGTCCGTATGTGCTCCACATGGTGATAACACTCACAGATGGATTACTTTATCGCATTCTCGACAATAATTCACCACAGTGCATAGCAGTAAGTGTCTATTGTAATGTAGCATGTAGTACACTTCGCTTACATTCAAATATTCTCAAACAAATATCTACAAAAGAAAGATACACCACCTTATTGGAATGTGACAAAAACATAAGTAGACCGACCATATGTTTTAGCCAAATTCACATCaaagaaacaatcgaaaacaGTCTTTATAATACGAGCTAAAAATGTAGAAACATGAAATAGAAACTAAAGAATTTTTTACTATATACAAATCGTATCAAACTGCGATTTTGTACTGTGAGCTCTTAACTATACATCTGCAAGAAATGTACGATGGAATGTaagcataaataaatctcCGTGAACCGACTGTATTCAGTTCTGTCCTCTCACCAACCAATCGAACTCCCATCGGAGTTTTGTGATGCAAAATGTAACAAAACCGATTGCTAGTACACGTTAGGGTGCAATCTCTCTTTAGATTGATGCGAGGAAAAGGAACCAATTTTtacaaatgaataaaatgatGTACCGGTGTTAAGCTAAGGCTTTCCATGAGTTGAATATTTCACATAGCTGAATAGTCAGTTCTACGTACGGGGGAGGCTCTGGCGAGCTTCAAACCCGTgtgctttggtttttttaatatttttttccatagcAGCAGCGTCGGAAAATTACTAGCGAATGTGGTAAAAAATTACAGTAACGTTGTCGTGAAATTGCGAAGCTGATGTGGGAGCAGATGACAGATGAGAGCGTTTAATTGGGCGCTCGAGGCATAAAAACACGTGTAAACTATGCAGAAAGGATTCACAGCACCCGCATCTTTTGCACATCTACGAAGGATATAGGGCCATCTAATCAGCCACATTGGACGATTAATATGAGAGACGATATTTCATTGAGAATTTGAGATCACGACGAAAAGGTAGTACCTTAGAGGTGGTGCAATATCGCATGAAAACGATGGCAGCAAGAAAGCATTTGACAGACAGGCAAACACTTTACTTACTGGGGCCAATGATGCGGTTAGCGTGATAGCCAGAAGCCTttcgtgagcttttttttgttgatagaACATACGCCCGTTGAGAGGCAATCGCAATGGGCATTATAAATCAAATTATATTAATTGCCTAGCAAATTCCAACCGGCAAGTTACTATATTTCGGCTGTTGTTATAGCTGGTCTTGTGGCGAAATATCAATAAAAAGGATCTCAATAATAAAAATAGGAAATAAGTTAGGGTAACGTCATTAATGTTAAGTAGTAGAATAGTTAGTTTAAAGTAGTAAACAAGTTACTAATAAGTTGTCATGGTTTCACAAACCACATATCACGTTATTGTCAAACCACATATCACGTTATTGTAATATaccagtatgggaaaactactctagatttccaaagatcgccaGTACGATCGAGCCCGTGGCAGCCCCACCGGTTACGCATATTACAAGCTGTATCTCGTGTTATTGATCCAAAAATGAATCGTACCTACGTGTGAtacttgaaaaataaaattaatatataaTGTAAGCCTACTTTAAAGTGACTTTAAACGATCTCTTACCAGAATGAtatgaaattgcattttaacaGCCTAATAGAAACTATATAAGTGaatattcatttccattctgCAAGTAATGTATCCGTTTGTTCATCAAATACTAAGCGGCAATAGCTTAACAATGCGCATAACATGGTGTGTATTGTGATTCCAATAGCAAGAAATAATAGATTTTCTAACGCATTTGTGTTTAGTGTCCATTTTCTGTTTCTTCAGGTGCTTGAATCAGTCGTAGGATTTAAATTCTCGTGTTCAATCCAATTGTGTAGTATAAGAAACTGGAATCCCAGGGAAGAAGGTACCTTTGTGTTAAATCACGTGCCAAGGAATAGGGATATGATAAGGTTAATCAAATTGAAAGCCTCATCGATTGATATTGGCCTGTTCAATGACCAACTACCATCTATAACCATATTCGGCATCGTAAGATCAGAAATTGAGAGTGTGTTTTTACCGGCAAATGCGCGAATCCAAGAATTAACATTGGAACGAACAAAACTCAGACATATATACTTCCAGAAGAATAATACCTACTTGGAGAATCTTAGGATTACCAAATGCTTGTTGAGGACTATTCCAAAATCTATAGGCCATCTGACAAATATTAGGGATGTAGCGATACTCGATACACATTTGAAAATTGTCGACTTTGAATCTTTGGAATCATTGCTGCATTTGCAAgaactaaatttaaaacataacaAGATCAATTATCTCCATCCAAGTGAACTGTCGGGACCGCGTTTTCCTAGCCTGGTTGGGATTTACCTGCGAGGTAATCGTTTGAAAACTATCGACATGAGTGTATTTAGCAGCATGATGTCATTAAGTTGTTTGGATTTAAGTGAAAATAGGGTAGAGCACGTTGAAGGAACAATCGCGTCTTCTAACTTGACGGCACTCCGATTATCGTGTAATCGTTTAACGAAACTAGATTGTTGTAACTGGAATCTAAGTTCCTTAACGTACTTCAAGTTGTCGAATAACAAGTTGAATAACTTACCAGCATGCATGAGTGTTGCAATGCCGGTTATAGAGACTCTAATACTCGATTTTAATAACCTCACCGACGATGGGTTTTGGAACACAATAGCTTCCATGAGGAGTTTACACACACTGTCGGCAAACTACAATAGTCTGTCCATTGTGGACTTAACCAACGTTAAAGTTCAACTAAGTTCATTATCATTGCATAATAACAAAATACGCCACTTGAACATTCCTTTGACTACGGCACCATACTCTATTCTCGTTGGTTGCAATTTTATTGAGGAATTTCGTCTACATGTTATGTACTCTAACATTGGCTTGTTAGATATGGAATGTAATCCTACAGATTGTTCCTATTCAAACATGCAATACAACAGCTCAGTCATTGAAATAAACTCAGAAGAACGACTTAGTATTTGCCAAAAGATAGATATCAATAAGGAGTGTGTTGATAAATGCATTCGGACCAGTTTCTCGTGACCCATCCATCAAGTACCTAGCTATGGAAGTGAAAACCAGTTTTTACAACACcgtattttaaataaattgtttcatatttaattTGTTGTTCTGCTTTTTTGTAAATACTTTGATGTGGTAATGGAAACATCGAAACATCTGTTACACTTTCTGTTCAAATTACTTCCTGTATCGGTATTTGTATTTTACTCCGTCCTCAAGTTTAAGTCAactttgttttattatcatcaATCAACTTAGACACTGCTTAGCCATCTTTTACTTCTTcttaaatggctcaacaaccggtgTGTAAGGTCGAGGTCTGCCTTGCTAAAGCTTTTCATGACATGAAGATTTCAGGTAGCTGGAAAGTCAGTCCTGCGTGTAGGGGAGACTTAGTGGAGATTTGGGTtagatttttattaatttattttctttactaCCATTCAAGAAAGACGGAAAAATGCTACACTTATGTTAGAGTGAGATGATGACAAATATAATATGACAAAATTGAGTCgcagaagaagaataagaacTAGGATAGGGTCCATATTGAATTCGGTCGTTATAAACATACTTGAACAATTGTTTTAGGTGTTATgaaaaaagaggcaaaaagTAAATCTTTCAAGGATATATTATGTGGCTCTCCACTCTTTGTATTGAACAGGAAAAACCATGTTAGCTTAAGTTAAGTCAAGTCAAATTTTATCTAAATTTGTAAATAATGCTGTTTTCTGAATTGGTCTaatgggtttggttttgtagATCGAAGTGCATGCATATGTGATCATAAAACAAGGCAATAAACTGTCAATCATGTGGCCGAAAGAATACCAGCAGGGTATCCGAGAAAGCATGAAGTGATTCACGAAATAACGTTGCGCTAATTCCCTGGCTAATCAATTATTCGCCTTTTGGCTTGTTTAACACTATAACCAAATACGAAAATATCGTTCGTTAAAGCATAGTCACCATTAATAACACAAGTGCAAACGTATTTAATCATGTTTAATGATGATTACGTACAATTAAAATTTTTCGTGTTCGGAAAtgatggaaattaaattagctTGAAACTAAGCATGGACTTGCAAACATGACATGAGCTTCgtatttgaaattatttcaccGATAATTTTCGTATGTCAGAAGGCAGGTTGCCACAGTCAATAGTGCACAACGcaaattaaacaacaaatCAATGATTAACCAGCAGATCAGACCGTAGATCGTGTGAAGGATAATAAAACCCGTTTACGTACAGGGTTGACACaatactaaacaaaaaaagagagttaAACAAAATTGTTACAGTCGAGCCCTTAATTTAGTCATCAGTATTCAAAAAGATATTAAATTAGCAAAGCTGCATATAATGTGTGTAATTTGCTTTCGAAAACAAGCATGATCGTGGGATACTATGGCATACCATCTAATGGCTATGATTCAATACAATTTGATACAATTCATTGCGTCACTAATAAGTAATGGAGTGATGACGACAATGTCTTATATACTGATTATAAGTGCTCATTTGAGATTCAAGAGTGAGAAGTAACCGACCACTATTCAAAATGGTATGAAATCGCATTATAATAGcctatttgaaaaaatatatgcGACTTTACTGAAGATTCACTTTTATTCAGAGAGTAATCCATTCGTTCGTCGTTAAATTAGGCGGATATAGTTTGATCGTGATAGGATTTTCTCGTATGTTGCAACAATGTGCTTAACAGGGTGTGTATTGTGATTCCAATAATATGGGATAATAGATTTTCTAACGCATTTGTGTTTAGTGTCCATTTTCTGCTGATTCAGGTGTTTGCATCAGTCGTGGGATTTCAATTCTCGTGTACTAGTAGTAATGCTCAATTATGTAGTATTAGAAACTGGAATCCCAGAGAAGAAGGTACATTTGTGTTGAATCACGTGCCGAAAAAAGCTGTTATGATAAAGTTAATCAAATTGAATGCTTCATCACTCGATGTTGGCCTGTTCTATGGCAAAAAATCATCGGTAACCATAATCAGCGTCACAAGATCTGCAATTCACAGTGTGCTTTTGCCATCATTTGCGCGTACCGAAGAGCTAATAGTGGAACGAACAAAACTCAAACATATATCCTTCCAGGTGAATAATACCTATTTGGACAAACTTAGGATTACTAAATGCCTGCTGAAGGCTATTCCAAGATCTATAGGCCATCTAAAAAATGTTAAAGTTGTTACTATACTCGATACAAAGCTGGAAATTGTCGACTTCGGGTCCTTTGCTATGTTGCAGAACTTGAGAAAGCTCGATTTAAGTAGTAACATGATCAAGCATGTCTTTCAAACAGCTATGTCGGAAGCACACTTTCCTAGCTTAATAGGGATTGATCTACAAGGTAATCGTTTGaaaatcattgatatgaaTATATTTACAAGCATGAAATCACTACGCTGGTTGTATTTAAGTAAAAATAAGCTTGATCGCGTTGAAGGACCAATCGCGTCTTTGAAATTGAAAGATCTTCGATTATCGAGTAATCGTCTAACGAAACTAGATTGTTGCAACTGGAATTTAAGTTCATTAACGGACTTCATTTTATCAAATAACAAGTTGAAACGGCTACCGGTATGCATGAATGATGCAATGCCAGTTTTAGATTCCCTAAATGTTAATTCAAATGAACTCACAGACGATGGTTTCTGGAACACAATAGCTTCCATGACGAAGCTGTATTGGCTGTCTGCAAGCAACAACAGTCTTACGAATGTGAATTTAACCAACGTTACTGTACAAATTGGTACTCTCTTATTAGGTAGGAACAAAATACGCTACTTGAGCATTCCTTTTACAATGCGACCACTTTTCATCGACGTGAGATGCAATGATATCGTGGAATTTGATTTTCAAAGTATGTCGTCGAACATGAGCATGCTTGAAATGAACTGTAATCCAACAGATTGTTCGTATGCAAAACCGGAAATCATCGGGTCAGTAAATAGTTCTAACTCTGAAGAACAGTATGGTATTTGTAAAAAAGTAGACGATGATAAAATATGTGACAAAATGTGCAATTCCACCAATAACAAAGATACCTCATCTTCATAAAACTGAATGTAAAATATTGTACAAATCTCTTTGCAAATGATGTAGTTAGAATGAAACATATTAAATAGTGCAATGGTTCTATTTTATGGGATAAAAATCGAAATCTTCTAGATTTTCAAAGATGGTGTGAACGATCAACCCTCCGGTATGAGAAATGCGCCCGTCAGCGTAATTGACCTATACGCCCGTGAAGAATCCATAATATTACATGGCGACCGTGGCGCCCAAGGGTTTTAATACTATACTGTTATGATCATATgcatgtaaagaaaaaaatcaatactttaGGAAACAGTTTGCATATCCTTTCTttatttgttatattttacTTCATCTTGAATTGAGCTGTTTAACTTTTAGCatttttccgtttgttttatttgctccccACTTACTAAGCCATAAATGATCGCGTATTCTACAGCTAGGTACCATATCTTTCTCCCTTTAGATTGATGCAAGGAAAATTAACCAATATTTGCACATGAATAAAATTATGACTTGAATGTGGCATTTCTGTAACAATAATGGGATGCCTCCTAGCAAAATAGAAGCGTAATGGCTGAAGTGGGAACATTATTCGTTCATGTTCCTTACTAATCAAGGTGCAGtatttgcaaataaataacctTTGATAAGCACTGTTATGGAGCAATACGTATTTGATACTCTTACACGggttaaaaaaattataataataaatcgtCATACAAGTCATCGTTCATCGTTTTTAATGATCGTCTGTTCATGTGGGTGTCCTTAAAGGATTTGTCACACTCAAAGCTTTTATTTCGACTTTGACAACAACATGCCAGTAGAGGTTCCTTAACTAAAGCTTTCGCTGCTTGTGTGGTAGGTTactgaaaatcaatcaaacaaaaatcaccatttttccgTCGTAATACATCGATTGCAAATCAGGGTATATACTCCACAAATTGATCATAACACAATCAACTTTACATTTAATACGATGTGGTACAAAATTTATACAATTCAATTCGCCAATTACTAGGTTTATTTGTTACTAACGATGAGGTAATGAAGCGCATTGCTGAGTTAAGTTGAGATTAGTTGAGTTGTTCATGTGGGATACAAAGGTGACTGTTAACGATCACTTTCCTAAATGATATGAAATCGCATTATAATAGCCTAATAGAAACTATGTAATTGATACTTTACTTAAGATTTATGGGCAAGCAATCTATTCGTATTCTGGAACACGGTTCACTCCGCTTACATAACGTATTCATTGGAACATTTATGTCTCGATTGAAATACATAATGGATAagcattaattttttttgatttcaacAACTATTCCAAAGAACATGATTTGGTTTTTATTAGTATGCTGATCCAAAAGAGAGGAAAGTTTGTGGTACTATTTTATGTATTAAGATCATCAAATTAATCGACCCACTTTCAAGCCACGAACGATGAACTGAACGTCCGACGATTTTTGTATCtattattgttttcaataaTGTCTCAACGTATCAATCGATATAGCATATACATAAACGAGTGTAGTTTTTAAGGTCATCAGTTAgctgaaaatataaaaaaaaactggtttTGTGTACccttttatatttaaaacggATTTTCAtatacttttttatttcgatagATTCGTTACTATATTCTTTAGTCTTCGGTCACGTTTCTACTGGAGAGAAGCGTTGGTCTTCACGTAATGCTGCAAggattttgattgattgcttGTGATGCAAAAAATCACGGATACTGTTCGAAACAAAAGCTAAGGCAAATTGTAGCATAAGCTTTACTTGCGACAATACTTTTTATTGTCACTTAAATTTCACATATAATTTATTCTTTCATTCAACGGTCTTAAAATACAATGGTTTATTAGTTTTAAGCAGTGCCATCTTCATATAGTATTCGGGAAACataaagcagcaaaaacaaagaaaaaccacaaacggACGATAATGCAATCTAACGGACCAAACGCTCAATACGATCGTATCCGATGCAAACGATCCAAAGCCATGTGATAGGTAGCCAGTTTACGTTTTCTCGCCATTTCGTTTACGTTTTTTCATGTCGTACGACATGCAAACGAAACTGGCCAACAGAAGATGGCCAATCAAATTATTATCCTTCGTATAGCTACAATTGGCCAAAGACACACTGCAGGGAACATTGCGGATTCCGTTGCGCTTTAGCGTGCCATTTCGATGGTAGGAATAATAGACATCTTCCAGGAAAGATACAGACCACGAATTAGATTGGGGAATAGCGCTCACGTAATATTGCACTTCGTTTCGACGTCcctgagggtttgtttttgttcatgGTTGATAGGAAGGTGTTTACCAAGTAGGTTTGGCTGGAAGGAGCAGAGTCTCTCGATTGTTTGCAGATCAATGACAACAAACTGCTTAGGAAGACTcccgaaggaaaaaaaatggatgcagCAAAAGGTGGCTGAGAATTCATTTGTTGGAAATATTGATAatgaccatgcgcctccatcagctaGGCGCCTGCTTCGAATAAAGAACTATGGAATGAGATAGTTTGACTAATTACCTAACTAAGAAATTAATAGTACATTAATTTATCAGTTtaaattgctttatttttcagtCTTTTATAAACAATCAGCGAAGGAAATTTCATCTTGTAATGCCATGAGGCTTTGGACAAATGATTTGAATTGACGTAGTTTGTGCTATTCGTTCCCAGATGGCGTTAGTATTGGCTGCTAAGCTCTGTTGCAGTAGCGTAACGTCGAAAGCTTTAAACATAATTTTGTATCtaaaatcatcatcataaaaaacagaaagaaaacgtAAATAGCGTGTTGTGGTACCTTTACTAATATGAAGCTATCATAATTTTTTAAAGGTTTCTTCAAAGCTAATCCCTTAGGCCGTGTACTGTACAGTTTATGTCCCGCATTTTTCCACAGTCATGCATCGTTTCCAttgacattttttgttgtattgttTCTCTCGCGAGTGTCTTTTTAGTTGATACATCTAAAACATCTTCAATTTTGGTATTTTGATTTTGTCATTGACTTGATGTCTACAATGGAACaacatttaaaatgaatttattaattCGTTCATCCATTCATTCTTTCATTGAATCAACATTTTCGCAAAAAACGCTTCCCTACTCTAAGGCTCATAAAATTTCACGAACCATCGTAGTGTTTAAAAATGTCCGTTGAATGTGATGAATGGAAATGAAGAATTTTTGATCGCAATAAATTCGATGAATTGTACCTAATTTTGTTCTGAGCCCTTCAATTTCCAGCAAAATTGAATGACTCGGAAAACATGCCTAAAATTGGACGCGATAATTGTGGGATGTGATTCAATTATCTAAAAGCAGAAtgctgttgtatttttgtCTATTCGGAACCGTCATAGAAATTGAATATCACGTATCTTGACGCATGAGTCAATTGACCTAAAAGCAAATTCCAAAAGTGAATTGTGAGTGTTTGCTTGTACGAAGAAGaatgttgagttttttttacagtCACTCAATAAGGGTTGCCTATTTGCGCGAtgggaaaataacaaaatgtttcaattagGATTGTTCAAAAGGATGTTAGGGATTTGATTGAAAAGTAAAGCGTTTAAGATGAAAATTATGAAAGTAGATCCGTAGCTAAAACTTCGCAATACTCTCATAGTTCCTAATAATATGCTTATTGATGTATGCAATATGTATTTATGTAATGTAAAGAATTATTTGAGCTTTGAAGAAAAGAAATTTAATTGATTACAAACCCATAATTTTTCACGAATACAAAAGAAGATTGCTATTATGATGCGTGTTACGATGGCAATGTACAACAGAATTATGAGTATCAAAGCATTTAAAAACGCCTTTATGTCTGGCCATTGATATTCCCTCCCTTCACGGAAGTCATTCCAAGCCATTGTTCCGCCCAATGATATAAAACTCTCGAAGCTCACCGTGAAttcgaagcaaacaaatacgCATATTGAGCACCCACAGAAAGGGCAACTGTTtggacaaaataaaaatcatcataATTTTACTCGCAAACCACCGCAATCGTAGCATTTTAAAGCGATTCAAATTACGGGCCACCATCGACCGAAATTTTGGTCCACCAGTCTAGCAGGGTGACTGGGTGATATTgcaattttttctcttcctccaaACCATTATCTcgtagctgctgctgctggcgttgtTTGCCTGGTCTCGGCCCATCATCATTTGCCCGATAGGTTTACGGTGTAATCACGCTAGCAGGACGCCGTCGTCTGCCGCAGCGCCAACGCCGGCTCCAAATAGTCCGCGAAGCTCATAAAACTACTGATGCAACCCCGGGCGGGCGAATGCCGGCGAAAAtcacttttgctttttgcgaTAACCCCTCGTCCACCCTCGCTTATCCTACCCGCGGCTGCGAACTCTCGCCAATGTTCGAGAGGGGCATGAAAACCACTggcgaaacaaagcaaaaaaaaaaaaaaccaaccccacacaaaaaaaacaaccccgaaacaaaaacgcggCGGCCCTCGAGGCGAGCGAGATTGTGAAGATCGCAGTTTGGCGCAATTTTACAACCTTCCATTCAATTCGGTTTCAATGACGCAAAATTTctcacccaaccaccctcACCCCATTCcggagggtgggaaaagctgCAAGCGGCGAAAGTCGGCCGCGCGCAAATGGCGCCCCTTTGGGCGAAAGATTGGCAATTTTCTACCGCTTTTCGCTTAACGGGTTCCGTTCTCGTTTTCCAAAGCGGCCAGCGTCGCAAAGAGGGTTTGTTTCGAGCTCGTCGTTCCCACCGTCCTCACGAGGGTGAGCTAGAAATGGGTCCTTCGAGGCTCGGTTTCTTTGATGCACTTGCGCCCGATGCCCAACGCGCACAAGGCTCGCGTTTTCTTATCCGCCCGATTGTGCCGCACCGTTGGCCGATCTCCGGCAGCCGGTGGTTGATAGGAATCGGTCGAAATTGTTGTGGACACATAGATCTCTTTATGGTGCTTGCCGGGAGTCAGGCATACAAATTTTCGGGGTGGCGCTGGTTTTCTGCTCGTCGTACGCGTGCATCGGTGGCCAGCGGGCAAACGGGCACACTGTACTCGGAGTGGAAACTCTGCTCACTTTTCCTGCACAACAGAGactggggagcaaaaaaaaaaaagaatccaaaaatgaaatggaaactgCTTCACCGAAACTCGTTACACAGCGTTTTGGGAAGGCCAACTGAAGCAGCTTTCCTCGCCCATTTtggttggtccttttttttttcctcccgttcTTATTCATCTTTCCCGCAACATCTCTGGAAGCTCGTGGCTCGAGAGCACGCTGCATGAAGCGCCCATTTTTATTACGCCATCGGTGTGGCGCACCCGGGTTTCAGCATTAGCGGAATGAACAAAACCGGCGTCCAAGCCCGGAGGTCCCAGACGAACCCGATGGACCCGCCGAGCGTTTCGTTTCACGCGGCCCGTTTGTTTCAGTTGACCTCAAGatagtgagcgagaaaaacgaaagagatcCGGACCCAACGGGACGGTATTGCATCCGAACAATGACATGATTAAAATTGCTTGCTTCTAATCCGGCTCTTTGGTGGGGTTCCTTTGCATCGGCGAATGGCTGTGTGTTTTGGCAAATATCGGCAACCTCGCTGCGACAGATtcgggtgtgagtgtgtgcatgttgtttgagaaaggcaaacgaaccaaaaagaaaggaagcaaGAAAGTATGTGAGAGTCTCGAACAAACGATCGTCCTTATGGTGAACTGTTTGTGCGCTTTTGAAAAGCGCATTCGCTCACGCAAACCTTCCCCCGGTTTGCTCGATGCAGTTAATGACAGTGCAAACCGCCCCATCGATTAGAGGTTGGAATGAAAACCAATGAGTGTacaggagggaaaaaaatcggaaTTACGGTCACTTAACTGCACGATCGACGCTACCGCCGTTGACATGTTGCCGCATTCGAGCACCGGAAAGCGCACGCAGAGGTCGTCGGGTGAAATTGTTCATTTTCCGCGTCCAATTTCATTGGGTGCAATTTTCCTAACGGCTGCGGGTCCAACCAAAACGACCGAAAATCGCGAACGGAAGGCATAGCGAAcggcgaaaggaaagcaatGCGGCTGCCGTTTcttggtgtggttttattatttatttacgttcGGAAGCCCACAAAATGGGTGTCACCGATTCGGATTACGGTGCTCAACCCGGTTTGGTAAGTTTCTATTATATTTCGCGTGCCACATGGTTCGGGCGGTAACGGGTGGAACAAAAAGTTCCGGACCCCGCGATTGCAGTTAATGCCGGTCGGATGCATCGGTTGTTGATCGTCGTGACCGAGTGGTTGCTTTTGAGCAGTGCACTACGCCACAGCGGGACCGCATGATGTGCGTTTCCTTCCAATTGTGTTTGCACCGTGCCAGAGGCATACACAAGCATGAGCATGCCCTTTCTGTGTTCTTTTCCGAGTTGCCTTCTGCTCGACGGCACGCGACGAGCTGGACCCAAAAGTTTACCCGGAAAGCGGCACTTCCGCCGAGCGGTAAATTGCACGGAAAGCGATAAAAAGTGaattaaaagtaaatgaaATTGTTGGCACCCGTA encodes:
- the LOC128724079 gene encoding uncharacterized protein LOC128724079, coding for MYDGIIRNWNPREEGTFVLNHVPRNRDMISLVGIYLRGNRLKTIDMSVFSSMMSLSCLDLSENRVEHVEGTIASSNLTALRLSFVE
- the LOC128724080 gene encoding protein phosphatase 1 regulatory subunit pprA-like, with the translated sequence MIKLIKLNASSLDVGLFYGKKSSVNNTYLDKLRITKCLLKAIPRSIGHLKNVKVVTILDTKLEIVDFGSFAMLQNLRKLDLSSNMIKHVFQTAMSEAHFPSLIGIDLQGNRLKIIDMNIFTSMKSLRWLYLSKNKLDRVEGPIASLKLKDLRLSSNRLTKLDCCNWNLSSLTDFILSNNKLKRLPTMVSGTQ